One genomic region from Lycorma delicatula isolate Av1 chromosome 1, ASM4794821v1, whole genome shotgun sequence encodes:
- the LOC142317544 gene encoding general transcription factor II-I repeat domain-containing protein 2-like codes for MVFDDVLVTEELLTIIPMHDRTRSQDIFDLFKNYIARTNFPICKLVSITTDGAPAMIGNKSGGFVALCKGDDDIPNFIDYHCIIHTQILCSKVLKFNHVMDVAFKIVNSIRSKSLSRRQFRALLNECGEEHNELLLHTDVRWLSHATFLARFRELLPQIASYLQSKGDSYPQLNNQEWLLDLAFFCDVTEKLNQLNQQLQGKGKTIIHTISILKSLKEKLNMLAMQLKRRDLKHYQNLADESKNNKTVAYDKYADVIGMLLNEFDRFLRLSELEDIACFLSYPFNDIDVESLAQKLHNFLNTTNIAELEEILNIKCDINLKSMVSDSNFWKLISR; via the coding sequence ATGGTTTTCGATGATGTGTTGGTTACAGaagaattattaactattattccaATGCATGATCGCACAAGAAGTCAAgatatctttgatttatttaaaaattatattgcacgAACAAATTTTCCAATCTGCAAGTTGGTATCAATAACCACTGACGGGGCTCCAgcaatgattggcaacaaaagtGGTGGCTTCGTTGCTTTGTGTAAAGGTGATGATGACATTCCAAATTTTATTGACTATCATTGTATCATACATACTCAAATATTATGTTCAAAAGTGTTAAAATTCAATCATGTTATGGATGTTgcgtttaaaattgtaaattccaTAAGATCTAAAAGTTTGTCACGTCGTCAGTTTCGCGCTTTGCTGAATGAATGCGGTGAAGAACACAATGAACTGTTACTTCATACTGATGTAAGATGGTTAAGTCATGCTACATTTTTAGCAAGATTTAGAGAACTTCTGCCACAAATAGCCTCATATTTACAATCTAAAGGTGATTCATATCCGCAATTAAATAATCAAGAATGGCTTCTCGATCTTGCTTTTTTCTGtgatgttactgaaaaattaaaccaattaaatcAGCAACTACAGggtaaaggtaaaacaataatacatacGATTAGCATTTTGAAgtcattaaaggaaaaattaaatatgcttgCAATGCAACTAAAGCGTCGTGATTTAAAACACTATCAAAATCTGGCAGatgaatctaaaaataacaaGACTGTTGCTTACGACAAATATGCTGATGTTATTGGAATGCTTCTAAATGAATTTGATAGATTTCTCAGACTAAGTGAACTTGAAGATATTGCTTGTTTTTTATCTTACCCATTTAATGACATCGACGTTGAAAGTCTTGCACAGAAACTTCACAATTTTCTTAATACTACAAATATAGCAGAATTAgaagaaatactaaatattaaatgcgatataaatctaaaatcaatGGTTTCAGATAGCAATTTTTGGAAACTAATAAGCagataa